A region of Paenibacillus sp. 37 DNA encodes the following proteins:
- the rpoZ gene encoding DNA-directed RNA polymerase subunit omega — protein MLYPSIDEMMNKVDSKYSLVVAASRRARQLREGEKTDLRGARSHKQVGVALEEIYGDLLVVIKGQDEEEE, from the coding sequence ATGCTGTATCCTTCTATTGATGAAATGATGAACAAAGTCGACAGCAAGTATTCCCTTGTTGTTGCTGCTTCCCGCCGGGCTAGACAGCTACGTGAAGGTGAAAAAACGGATTTAAGAGGTGCGAGATCCCATAAACAAGTTGGTGTTGCACTGGAAGAAATCTATGGAGACCTGCTCGTTGTCATCAAAGGACAGGACGAAGAAGAAGAGTAA
- the gmk gene encoding guanylate kinase: MSKGLLVVLSGPSGVGKGTVCSALRKRVPELIYSVSATTRQPRLGEEHGVNYFFRSHEEFQNMIAEDQLLEHAEYVGNYYGTPRDFVEKTINEGRDIILEIEVQGALKVKEKFPEGIFVFLLPPSLDELKDRIQGRGTESQATIDHRMSVAVDEISLLEQYDYAVVNDEIDLACKRIESIIIAEHCKINK, translated from the coding sequence ATGTCTAAGGGATTACTGGTAGTGTTGTCCGGCCCATCTGGGGTCGGGAAGGGTACTGTATGCAGCGCTTTGCGCAAACGGGTGCCGGAATTGATCTATTCCGTATCGGCGACAACCCGTCAGCCTCGTCTTGGTGAAGAACATGGTGTGAACTATTTCTTCAGAAGTCATGAAGAGTTCCAGAACATGATTGCTGAAGATCAATTGTTGGAACATGCGGAGTATGTTGGTAATTATTATGGAACACCGCGTGATTTTGTAGAGAAAACGATTAACGAAGGCCGCGACATCATTCTGGAAATTGAGGTTCAAGGCGCGTTAAAAGTGAAAGAGAAATTCCCGGAAGGGATCTTTGTTTTCCTGCTTCCTCCTTCATTGGACGAGCTGAAAGATCGCATTCAGGGCCGTGGTACCGAAAGCCAAGCGACCATTGATCACCGGATGTCCGTGGCGGTTGATGAGATCAGTCTGCTGGAGCAGTATGATTACGCTGTTGTGAATGATGAAATTGATTTGGCGTGCAAGAGAATAGAAAGCATCATAATCGCCGAACATTGTAAGATCAATAAATAA
- the remA gene encoding extracellular matrix/biofilm regulator RemA yields the protein MAIKLINIGFGNIVSANRIISIVSPESAPIKRIIQEARDRHMLIDATYGRRTRAVIITDSDHVILSAVQPETVAHRLSSKDDDNDE from the coding sequence ATGGCAATCAAACTCATTAACATTGGATTCGGTAACATCGTATCGGCGAACCGGATTATATCCATCGTGAGTCCGGAATCGGCGCCGATCAAGAGAATTATACAAGAGGCAAGAGATCGTCACATGCTGATTGATGCAACGTACGGAAGACGTACTCGTGCCGTAATTATTACGGATAGCGATCATGTCATTTTGTCTGCAGTTCAGCCTGAGACGGTCGCCCATCGTCTTTCTTCGAAAGATGATGATAACGACGAATAA